A window of Bacteroidales bacterium contains these coding sequences:
- a CDS encoding YqgE/AlgH family protein, with the protein MKAVLQPASGRILVSEPSLTDRFFARSVVLLAEHDTEGSFGLIINKPSEIKLSQITDEFPDFDPFIYLGGPVKVENLYFIHTKGDEIEGSLRILDGLFWGGDVKQIKEMIRTKAITDKDIRFFIGYAGWQPRQLEKELSENAWLVLNTSVEEVFKVNTEHTWRKILISMGDDYAPWVNYPEDPQMN; encoded by the coding sequence ATGAAAGCAGTGCTTCAACCAGCCAGCGGTCGTATCCTCGTAAGTGAACCATCACTTACTGATCGCTTTTTTGCCCGTTCTGTGGTACTGCTGGCTGAACATGATACGGAAGGCAGTTTCGGACTGATCATCAATAAGCCTTCTGAAATAAAACTCAGCCAGATTACGGATGAATTCCCCGATTTTGACCCATTTATTTACCTGGGTGGACCCGTGAAAGTTGAGAATCTATATTTTATTCATACTAAAGGTGATGAAATCGAAGGGAGCCTTAGAATACTGGATGGCTTATTTTGGGGAGGTGATGTAAAGCAAATCAAGGAGATGATCCGCACAAAAGCCATTACGGACAAGGATATTCGCTTTTTTATCGGGTATGCAGGGTGGCAGCCCCGGCAATTGGAAAAGGAACTGTCAGAAAATGCATGGCTTGTCCTTAATACCTCAGTTGAAGAGGTTTTTAAAGTAAACACTGAGCATACCTGGCGGAAAATTTTAATTTCAATGGGGGATGATTATGCTCCCTGGGTGAACTATCCGGAAGATCCTCAAATGAATTAG
- a CDS encoding rhomboid family intramembrane serine protease translates to MGSIITIVIIAVSSLVSIAAFSNRELYRRLVFNAYDINHFKHGYRFLSYALVHADWMHLLINMMVLYSFGNVVEEYYDLVFARKSILYFLLLYIGAVVLSTTPAYGKYKDDYSYNAVGASGAVSAVVFASIVFDPLNKIYLFFIPIGIPAIIFGLLYLAYSWYMAKKNIDNIGHDAHFWGAIYGFAFTLAMKPSLIGHFFTQLSGMFGA, encoded by the coding sequence ATGGGTTCAATCATTACTATTGTCATTATTGCAGTGAGCAGCCTGGTCTCAATTGCTGCCTTCAGTAATCGTGAGCTTTACCGGCGCCTGGTATTTAATGCCTATGATATCAATCATTTCAAGCATGGATACAGGTTTTTATCTTATGCCCTGGTGCATGCCGACTGGATGCATCTCCTCATCAACATGATGGTTCTTTACTCTTTTGGTAATGTGGTGGAAGAGTATTATGATTTAGTATTTGCACGAAAAAGTATTTTGTACTTTCTCCTTCTGTATATCGGGGCTGTTGTTCTCTCTACAACACCTGCCTATGGTAAATATAAGGATGATTACTCATACAATGCAGTTGGAGCTTCCGGAGCTGTATCGGCAGTTGTATTTGCAAGTATAGTCTTCGACCCATTAAATAAGATCTACCTCTTTTTCATTCCAATAGGCATCCCGGCGATTATTTTTGGATTGCTATACCTCGCTTATTCCTGGTATATGGCAAAAAAGAATATTGATAATATCGGGCATGACGCACATTTTTGGGGAGCTATTTATGGCTTTGCGTTTACCTTAGCCATGAAACCATCACTGATTGGACATTTCTTCACACAATTATCTGGAATGTTCGGTGCATAA
- a CDS encoding TIGR00266 family protein, with protein MADIIDYKIYGDDMQIVEIELDTNEGVRAEVGTMMFMEDGIQMQTDTGGGILKGFKRMLTGDGFFITTFYNTSPIKRHVSFGAPYPGKIIPLDMGLLGGTFICQKDSFLCAANGIDIDIAFTKKIGAGLFGGEGFILQRLSGNGLAFVHAGGTIIQRDLAVNESLRVDTGCIVAMAPSVDYDIQFIGGFTNALFGGEGLFLARLTGPGTVYLQSLPFSRLADRIHAATGRNREQSKGIGGIGGGLLGGILGGDKSF; from the coding sequence ATGGCTGATATTATTGACTATAAGATTTATGGCGACGATATGCAAATCGTCGAAATTGAATTGGATACCAACGAAGGTGTCAGGGCTGAAGTTGGCACCATGATGTTCATGGAAGATGGCATACAAATGCAAACAGATACCGGGGGTGGCATATTGAAAGGTTTCAAAAGGATGCTTACTGGTGATGGTTTTTTCATTACCACTTTCTACAACACTTCCCCAATCAAAAGGCATGTTTCTTTTGGTGCACCATACCCCGGAAAGATCATTCCACTGGATATGGGGTTGCTGGGAGGTACATTTATATGCCAGAAAGACTCTTTTTTATGTGCCGCTAATGGAATTGATATTGACATTGCTTTCACAAAGAAAATAGGCGCCGGACTTTTCGGTGGCGAAGGTTTCATCCTTCAGAGACTCAGCGGTAACGGGCTGGCATTTGTGCATGCAGGTGGCACGATTATTCAGCGCGACCTGGCTGTAAATGAAAGCCTGAGGGTGGACACAGGCTGCATTGTTGCAATGGCACCCAGTGTGGATTATGATATACAATTCATAGGAGGATTCACCAATGCACTTTTTGGTGGAGAAGGACTTTTCCTGGCACGACTTACAGGTCCGGGTACAGTTTACCTGCAAAGTCTTCCATTTTCTAGGCTGGCTGATCGTATCCACGCTGCTACGGGCAGAAACCGTGAACAAAGTAAAGGGATCGGCGGAATTGGTGGTGGATTACTTGGTGGGATTCTTGGTGGGGATAAATCATTCTAG
- the dnaB gene encoding replicative DNA helicase has protein sequence MEESEKQNQFTGRRAGKRPMTQKQAFLEHGKLPPQAVDLEEAVLGAMMLEKDAVTAVIDMLHPEVFYKESHQAIYTAIHKLFSNNQPIDILTVTNQLKSTGNLELAGGAFYITQLTSRIASSANIEYHAGILMQKHLQRELIRISTETIRDSFEDTTDVFDQLDRAEQNLFQISETNLRKKTQLMPDIIHKVLQQIDAARKHDSSFTGVPSGFTELDGITGGWQKSDLIVIAARPGMGKTAFVLSMARNMAVEYNKGVAMFSLEMTSEQLVTRLISSEAELSASQLRKGQLQSYQWEQLNARINRLIDAPIFIDDTPALSIFELRAKCRRLKAQYDIQMIIIDYIQLMTSGHEGKGGNREQEISTISRSLKSLAKELGVPVIALSQLNRSVETRPNSSKKPQLSDLRESGAIEQDADLVLFIYRPEYYKITEDENGNSTEGKAMIIVGKHRNGATGDIWLRFKNTFARFEDLENAVMSADQIASLSPNQNFDRATNSYIMPSKINSMPDEMDALPPDPGF, from the coding sequence ATGGAAGAATCAGAAAAACAGAATCAGTTTACCGGCAGAAGAGCTGGCAAACGTCCGATGACACAAAAACAGGCATTCCTTGAGCATGGCAAACTTCCTCCCCAGGCAGTTGACCTTGAAGAGGCTGTTTTGGGTGCCATGATGCTTGAAAAGGATGCTGTTACCGCTGTAATTGACATGCTTCATCCCGAAGTTTTTTATAAGGAATCGCACCAGGCGATTTATACTGCCATACATAAGTTATTTTCGAATAATCAACCCATTGATATCCTTACTGTTACCAATCAGTTAAAATCAACCGGTAACCTTGAACTGGCAGGGGGGGCGTTCTATATCACTCAACTTACGAGCAGGATTGCATCTTCAGCCAATATTGAATACCATGCAGGTATCCTGATGCAAAAGCATCTTCAGCGCGAATTGATTCGAATTTCTACAGAAACCATACGTGATTCATTCGAAGATACGACAGATGTATTTGACCAGTTGGACCGGGCAGAGCAAAACCTTTTCCAGATCAGTGAAACCAACCTGAGAAAGAAAACTCAGCTCATGCCGGACATCATTCATAAGGTTTTGCAGCAAATTGATGCAGCCCGGAAACATGACAGTAGTTTTACAGGGGTTCCCTCCGGATTCACTGAATTGGATGGTATCACCGGGGGCTGGCAGAAATCGGACCTGATTGTCATAGCCGCACGTCCCGGGATGGGTAAAACAGCTTTTGTATTGTCCATGGCCCGCAATATGGCTGTTGAATACAATAAAGGAGTAGCTATGTTCTCACTGGAAATGACCTCTGAACAGTTGGTCACCAGGCTCATTTCTTCAGAAGCTGAGTTATCGGCCAGCCAACTTCGAAAGGGGCAATTACAGAGTTACCAGTGGGAGCAATTGAATGCCAGGATCAACCGGCTGATTGATGCACCTATATTTATTGATGATACCCCGGCTTTATCCATTTTTGAACTCAGGGCTAAATGCCGGCGACTGAAAGCTCAATATGATATCCAGATGATTATCATCGATTATATTCAGTTGATGACATCCGGGCACGAAGGAAAAGGGGGCAACAGGGAACAGGAAATTTCAACCATTTCCCGTTCATTGAAAAGCCTTGCTAAAGAATTGGGCGTCCCGGTAATAGCCTTGTCGCAGTTAAACCGATCCGTAGAAACCCGCCCTAACAGCAGTAAGAAACCCCAGCTTTCAGATTTACGTGAATCAGGAGCTATTGAACAGGATGCCGACCTGGTGTTATTTATCTATCGTCCTGAGTATTATAAAATTACTGAAGATGAAAATGGTAATTCTACCGAAGGGAAAGCCATGATTATTGTCGGAAAACACCGTAACGGCGCAACAGGAGACATATGGTTACGTTTCAAGAATACTTTTGCCAGGTTTGAGGACCTGGAAAATGCCGTAATGAGTGCAGACCAAATTGCATCCCTGAGTCCGAACCAGAATTTTGACAGGGCTACCAATTCCTATATTATGCCTTCTAAAATTAATTCCATGCCGGATGAAATGGATGCACTGCCTCCGGATCCCGGATTTTAA
- a CDS encoding asparagine synthetase B, which yields MKTIILFISFLLMTILANAAYVLIPMDEGQKNHLKAYGISFWILKQDVEVSWLLNYRGGSFMMRYNKLIEDECIIRGVSYEVIADAQSTAILTEIADPQVNMDEVKLNKAPRVAVYSPKNKLPWDDAVTLALTYAEIPYDLVYDEEVINGLLPMYDWLHLHHEDFTGQYGKFWAAYRNASWYREDVRVNEEMATKLGFRKVSEMKLEVAKKIREFVSGGGYLFSMCSAPDSYDVALASDGIDICDVMFDGDGEDPSAQSRLNYDNCFAFKDFKLVTNPYEYEISSIDVSDNRKVSPQNDFFTLFDFSAKWDPVPTMLSQNHQQMIHGFRGQTTAFRKQYIKSDVIIMGESKGLDEARYIHGEFGKGTWTFYGGHDPEDYEHRVGDPPTDLNLHPNSPGYRLILNNVLFPAAKKKKQKT from the coding sequence ATGAAAACGATCATATTATTCATCAGTTTTCTGCTGATGACCATTTTGGCCAATGCTGCATATGTGCTTATTCCGATGGATGAAGGTCAGAAAAACCATCTCAAAGCATACGGTATTTCATTTTGGATACTGAAACAGGATGTTGAAGTAAGCTGGCTTCTTAACTACAGGGGAGGCAGCTTCATGATGAGGTACAATAAACTCATTGAGGATGAGTGTATTATACGAGGAGTTTCTTATGAAGTTATTGCGGATGCTCAATCAACAGCCATTCTCACTGAAATTGCTGATCCGCAAGTTAATATGGATGAGGTGAAGTTAAATAAGGCGCCCCGTGTGGCCGTTTATTCTCCTAAAAATAAGCTTCCCTGGGATGATGCAGTTACCCTTGCCCTGACTTATGCAGAAATACCCTATGACCTTGTTTATGATGAAGAAGTCATCAATGGCTTATTACCGATGTATGATTGGCTCCATCTTCATCATGAAGATTTTACCGGGCAATATGGGAAATTTTGGGCAGCTTATCGCAATGCCAGCTGGTACAGGGAAGATGTAAGAGTGAATGAAGAAATGGCTACTAAATTAGGCTTCAGGAAAGTTTCTGAAATGAAATTAGAGGTTGCAAAGAAGATCAGGGAGTTTGTATCAGGAGGAGGATACTTGTTTTCAATGTGTTCGGCACCTGATAGTTATGATGTAGCATTAGCTTCTGATGGTATTGATATATGTGATGTGATGTTTGATGGAGATGGTGAAGATCCTTCTGCTCAAAGCCGTCTGAATTATGATAACTGCTTTGCATTCAAGGATTTTAAACTCGTCACAAATCCTTATGAATATGAGATTTCTTCTATCGATGTATCAGATAACAGAAAGGTAAGTCCTCAAAACGACTTCTTTACCTTATTTGATTTTTCCGCAAAGTGGGATCCTGTTCCGACCATGCTTTCTCAAAACCATCAGCAGATGATTCATGGCTTTCGTGGACAAACCACTGCCTTCAGAAAGCAGTATATTAAGTCGGATGTTATTATAATGGGGGAGAGCAAAGGATTGGATGAAGCCCGTTATATCCATGGGGAATTTGGAAAGGGTACCTGGACTTTTTATGGGGGACATGATCCAGAGGACTATGAACACAGGGTAGGAGATCCGCCAACAGACCTGAATTTGCATCCGAATTCTCCCGGATACAGGTTAATCCTGAACAATGTATTATTTCCTGCAGCAAAGAAAAAGAAACAAAAGACCTGA
- a CDS encoding response regulator, which produces MNLRAIIVDDDENDRLLLKQRLEKFHPEIEIKAICPHAKEALLSVIRYKPDLIFLDIQMPDMTGLEFLEGINELNLPLQAIITTAHAKPAYFRRAIRLGLADYLLKPITVEELSSAIALVKSRLSSGQYLNQVGNLVSTLRKENKISLNTSSSKIFIRPDSIVYATSDGKYSKLYLTNGQEETVMHGISELMDMLIGTELFKIDRFTIVNRQYIQKISIRLKMIIFEFNNRQAQISVTHTGANHLLDLMDPEKGLLEN; this is translated from the coding sequence ATGAACCTTAGAGCCATCATTGTTGATGACGATGAAAATGACCGATTGCTGCTTAAACAGCGCCTTGAAAAGTTTCATCCTGAAATTGAGATAAAAGCTATTTGCCCCCATGCCAAGGAAGCGTTATTAAGTGTAATCCGGTATAAACCCGACCTTATCTTCCTGGATATTCAGATGCCTGATATGACCGGGCTTGAATTTCTCGAAGGAATTAATGAACTTAATCTCCCATTGCAGGCTATTATTACAACTGCGCATGCTAAGCCTGCATATTTCAGAAGGGCTATCAGGTTGGGCTTAGCCGATTACCTTCTGAAACCGATTACTGTTGAAGAGCTTTCGTCTGCAATTGCTCTTGTAAAATCCCGACTTAGTTCAGGGCAATACCTAAACCAGGTCGGTAATCTTGTATCAACACTTAGAAAAGAGAATAAAATCAGTCTTAATACCAGCAGCTCTAAAATATTTATTCGTCCGGATTCCATTGTATATGCCACTTCTGACGGAAAATATTCGAAGCTTTATCTCACCAATGGACAAGAAGAAACCGTCATGCACGGAATTTCCGAATTAATGGACATGCTGATCGGGACAGAGTTATTTAAAATTGACCGCTTCACAATTGTGAACAGGCAGTATATTCAGAAAATCAGTATCCGGCTGAAGATGATCATTTTTGAATTCAATAACCGGCAGGCACAGATCTCAGTAACGCATACCGGTGCAAATCACCTATTGGATTTAATGGATCCTGAAAAAGGACTATTGGAAAACTAA
- a CDS encoding sugar MFS transporter has protein sequence MEEKNAKYGLGMSVIGSIFFIFGFATTFIITLSGKVKDIFELTEFKAQLLSFAFFITYFFISIPIGLYIKKIGYKNALIIGLLLMAAGSFLFYPAAISAGKEIGYPLFLAATFVLATGVVFLQTAANPYVAALGPESSAGGRLNLTQALNSIATMIAPWIIAVFIFKGTSEMLDAVAKAQTVQMPFVIMGVIVVLVALAIFMIKLPEVGGGSSQKRKSVWGRPHVLLGALGIFFYVGAEVGTGGLIMNYLKSTLGMDPEDAGKYVAIYWGGAMVGRFFGSIMLSRIADAGKKYLYVALVLVLAVVSGSFVTDWNWNIGLIFMLIAVGNFLFMQLGGGYENRTLGVFALTAAALALVTAFTTGQVALWAVVSIGMFNSIMFPNIFTLAVKNLDQGELSTASGIINTLICGGAIIPLIMGKIADVSGYSWAFIVPAFCYLYIFYFAVNGSKIR, from the coding sequence ATGGAAGAAAAGAATGCTAAGTATGGTTTAGGGATGAGTGTGATCGGTTCGATCTTTTTCATCTTTGGTTTTGCTACTACCTTTATCATCACCTTAAGTGGAAAGGTAAAAGATATATTTGAGCTTACTGAATTCAAAGCCCAGCTTTTAAGTTTTGCCTTTTTTATCACCTATTTTTTCATTTCAATTCCAATTGGATTATACATTAAGAAGATAGGTTATAAAAACGCACTCATTATTGGTCTTTTACTCATGGCAGCTGGTAGCTTCCTTTTTTATCCGGCTGCGATTTCAGCTGGCAAAGAGATTGGTTATCCATTATTTCTTGCTGCTACCTTTGTGCTTGCTACCGGGGTTGTATTTCTTCAGACAGCAGCAAATCCTTATGTAGCAGCTCTTGGGCCTGAATCATCAGCAGGTGGCCGGTTAAATCTTACACAAGCTCTCAATTCCATTGCAACTATGATTGCACCCTGGATTATAGCTGTTTTCATTTTCAAGGGTACCAGTGAAATGCTGGATGCAGTTGCTAAGGCACAGACTGTACAAATGCCTTTTGTCATCATGGGTGTTATTGTTGTGTTAGTTGCACTGGCCATTTTTATGATCAAACTTCCTGAAGTAGGCGGTGGCTCATCTCAGAAAAGAAAAAGTGTCTGGGGACGTCCCCATGTGCTGCTGGGAGCCCTTGGAATCTTCTTTTACGTAGGTGCAGAAGTAGGTACAGGTGGTCTTATCATGAATTACCTTAAATCAACTTTGGGTATGGATCCGGAAGATGCCGGAAAATATGTGGCTATTTACTGGGGTGGGGCAATGGTTGGACGATTCTTCGGTTCTATCATGCTTTCAAGAATTGCTGATGCAGGTAAAAAATACCTTTATGTTGCCCTTGTTCTTGTACTGGCAGTTGTTTCCGGTTCATTCGTCACCGATTGGAACTGGAATATTGGTTTGATTTTCATGCTAATAGCAGTAGGTAATTTCCTTTTCATGCAATTGGGTGGTGGTTACGAAAACAGGACCTTGGGCGTATTTGCACTTACTGCTGCAGCACTTGCACTGGTTACAGCCTTTACAACAGGCCAGGTGGCACTTTGGGCAGTAGTATCCATCGGTATGTTTAACTCTATTATGTTCCCGAATATATTTACCCTGGCAGTTAAAAACCTTGACCAGGGCGAATTAAGTACAGCCTCAGGCATCATTAATACCCTTATTTGCGGAGGAGCTATTATCCCCCTCATTATGGGTAAAATTGCCGATGTTTCAGGATATTCATGGGCTTTTATTGTTCCCGCATTTTGTTACCTGTACATCTTTTATTTCGCTGTAAACGGAAGCAAAATAAGATAA
- a CDS encoding ROK family protein, with protein MKQVALGIDIGGTNTAIGVVDREGNLLYEKTPQLPTPQKKDNPQGSELKSEELMTSFIISLTKEIKEAIDTVMQINPEIEVVGIGIGAPNANYYSGTIEHAPNLPFVGVINFAQRIQNEFPNLRYVKLTNDANAAALGELVYGGGKGMKNFAMITLGTGLGSGLIVNGDLVYGADGFAGEVGHTTVVPGGRVCGCGGLGHLEAYCSATGMKRTVYELLAKYNNTESELASIPYNDMTAKLVFDAAEKGDSIAREVFEVTGELLGRGLADTVHYLSPEAIFLFGGPIAAGEYIFRPTRESMEKHLLPIFRNKVKILPSELKEGTAAIIGASALVWKELEKSK; from the coding sequence ATGAAACAAGTAGCATTAGGAATTGATATTGGTGGCACCAATACTGCCATTGGAGTGGTTGACAGAGAAGGAAACCTGCTTTATGAAAAAACGCCTCAGTTACCTACCCCCCAAAAGAAAGATAATCCCCAGGGCAGTGAATTGAAGTCAGAAGAACTCATGACCAGTTTCATTATTTCACTTACGAAGGAGATTAAGGAAGCGATAGATACCGTCATGCAGATCAACCCTGAAATAGAAGTTGTGGGTATAGGAATTGGAGCCCCTAATGCCAATTACTACAGTGGGACTATTGAACATGCACCCAATCTTCCTTTCGTTGGGGTCATTAATTTTGCCCAACGCATTCAAAATGAGTTTCCAAACCTCAGGTATGTAAAACTTACCAATGATGCCAATGCTGCAGCCCTTGGTGAACTGGTATACGGGGGTGGTAAAGGGATGAAGAACTTTGCCATGATTACCCTGGGTACTGGCTTAGGTTCCGGCCTCATCGTTAATGGTGACCTTGTTTATGGAGCCGATGGTTTTGCCGGAGAAGTGGGACATACCACAGTGGTTCCCGGAGGCAGGGTATGCGGATGCGGAGGCCTTGGGCATCTTGAAGCATATTGTTCAGCAACAGGAATGAAACGAACCGTTTATGAATTGCTGGCTAAGTATAACAATACGGAGAGTGAACTAGCCTCGATACCTTATAATGACATGACTGCCAAATTGGTATTTGATGCCGCCGAGAAAGGTGATTCTATTGCCAGGGAAGTCTTTGAAGTAACCGGTGAATTATTGGGTCGTGGATTGGCTGATACCGTTCATTATCTCAGTCCGGAAGCCATCTTTCTTTTTGGTGGCCCTATAGCTGCCGGAGAATATATCTTCCGTCCCACCCGGGAAAGTATGGAGAAACACCTCCTGCCAATATTCAGAAATAAAGTAAAAATTCTACCTTCAGAACTAAAGGAAGGGACAGCTGCCATAATCGGTGCCAGTGCCCTGGTGTGGAAAGAACTGGAAAAGAGTAAGTAG
- a CDS encoding sodium:solute symporter family protein: MNDHFSLSTVDYLVMVIYFVFVLGIGWALKKYMKSSSQFLEGGKSIPSWITGLAFISANLGALEVFGMGASGAKYGLMTAHFYLIGAIPAMIFLALFMMPFYYGSKARSVPEYLKLRFDEKTRGFNAFSFAIMTIFASGISMYALARLMEVMLNWNFHYSILASAVIVLVYTYLGGLKSAIYNEVLQFFLIVIGFLPLVILGLQDVGGWDGLTLKLDQVAIDKGFEAGAWTSTWHYLGSAQSNPMGVDWMGMFMGLGFVLAFGYWCTNFLVVQRAMAANSMSGARRTPLIGALPKMFLPILVIVPGMIAIAILNRPENGLQLIGNQGETDFNMIIPSMLVHYYPSGLLGLGITALMASFMSGMAGNVTAFNTVFTYDIYQSYISKGRSDDHYLKVGQFATIFGVAVSIGAAYIAANFNNIMDFLQLVFAFVNAPLFATFMLGMFWKRTTGHAAFAGLIAGTIAAALHYSLTMAEGKGGWLADLHQYPSGMAQGFWTAIYAWSACFILTVVLSLLTVQTKKDEDLKGLVYSLTPKTYDEPGIPWYEKPVILAVIIGVISIVLTIIFW, translated from the coding sequence ATGAACGATCATTTTTCGCTCAGCACAGTAGATTACCTGGTTATGGTAATCTACTTTGTTTTTGTATTGGGCATTGGTTGGGCCCTCAAGAAATATATGAAATCAAGCAGCCAGTTCCTGGAAGGGGGTAAATCTATTCCTTCCTGGATTACTGGTCTTGCATTTATTTCAGCCAACCTGGGAGCGCTGGAGGTCTTTGGAATGGGTGCTTCAGGAGCCAAATATGGCTTGATGACGGCACATTTCTACCTGATTGGTGCAATCCCTGCCATGATATTTTTGGCGCTGTTTATGATGCCATTTTACTACGGATCAAAAGCCAGGTCCGTTCCTGAATACCTTAAACTCAGATTTGATGAAAAAACCAGGGGCTTCAATGCATTCTCCTTTGCTATCATGACGATTTTTGCCTCAGGAATCTCTATGTATGCTCTTGCCCGACTGATGGAAGTGATGCTTAACTGGAATTTTCATTACAGCATCCTGGCTTCCGCTGTTATTGTTTTAGTGTATACCTACCTGGGTGGATTGAAATCTGCTATCTATAATGAAGTACTCCAGTTCTTTCTCATCGTAATTGGTTTTCTGCCGCTTGTCATTCTTGGCCTTCAGGATGTAGGAGGATGGGATGGCCTTACCCTTAAACTGGACCAGGTAGCCATTGATAAGGGATTTGAAGCAGGAGCCTGGACAAGTACATGGCATTATCTGGGATCAGCACAATCCAACCCTATGGGAGTGGATTGGATGGGGATGTTCATGGGCCTGGGTTTTGTACTGGCCTTTGGTTACTGGTGTACCAACTTCCTTGTTGTTCAACGTGCGATGGCAGCTAATTCAATGTCCGGTGCCAGGAGGACACCATTGATTGGTGCTTTGCCCAAGATGTTCCTGCCTATTTTGGTCATTGTACCGGGTATGATAGCCATTGCGATTCTTAACAGGCCTGAAAACGGTCTTCAACTTATTGGCAATCAAGGGGAAACTGATTTTAATATGATCATTCCATCAATGCTGGTGCATTATTACCCTTCAGGCTTATTAGGTCTTGGAATTACTGCACTGATGGCATCTTTCATGAGTGGAATGGCTGGCAATGTAACAGCATTTAATACAGTTTTTACTTATGATATTTACCAGTCATATATTAGCAAAGGCAGATCAGATGATCATTATCTGAAGGTCGGACAGTTTGCAACCATTTTCGGAGTTGCAGTAAGCATCGGCGCAGCTTATATCGCGGCAAACTTCAATAACATCATGGACTTCCTTCAGCTGGTGTTTGCTTTTGTGAATGCCCCTCTTTTTGCTACCTTCATGTTAGGGATGTTCTGGAAAAGAACCACCGGCCATGCCGCTTTTGCAGGCCTGATTGCCGGAACTATAGCAGCAGCTTTGCATTATAGCTTAACCATGGCAGAAGGAAAGGGTGGTTGGCTGGCAGATCTTCATCAATATCCCAGCGGGATGGCTCAGGGTTTCTGGACTGCTATCTATGCATGGTCAGCTTGTTTTATTCTAACTGTAGTGCTATCATTGCTGACTGTACAGACTAAAAAGGATGAGGATCTGAAAGGTCTTGTTTACTCACTTACACCAAAAACCTATGATGAACCAGGTATTCCGTGGTATGAAAAACCCGTGATATTAGCTGTGATCATTGGGGTCATCAGTATAGTTCTGACAATAATTTTCTGGTAA
- a CDS encoding T9SS type A sorting domain-containing protein: MRFLTIFIFLSLLMASPDISGQNTFIADPAVHDFYKSGLDETNDTLGYPMNSTPSVYTFSTDLGEFRGYMCGNNAFLDKAKVQFFSDHPHYAGIMGVRMKFARATGNGHFKVGIWESSSQSGLPAALIYEQQVSIPDIIQHVSDSSYTDITFDSLVSNPGPFYIGFIIPTDPGDTVVLYSSKAGESSTSNGWEMRASGSWYNFAVAYGHQFNVELYVFPIMTGVMGKGELTPENKNSIVEIWPNPAHEILNVKLNPEYVKTGYLWYISDIQGNIIINESPSRQSSNESESIDISSLAAGVYYFSIQTTTGIFTKKLVVTP, from the coding sequence ATGCGATTTTTAACCATCTTCATTTTCCTGAGTTTACTCATGGCAAGTCCTGATATCAGTGGACAAAACACTTTCATTGCTGATCCAGCTGTTCATGATTTCTATAAATCCGGTCTTGATGAAACCAACGATACCCTTGGCTATCCAATGAACAGCACACCTTCTGTTTATACTTTCTCCACAGATCTTGGGGAATTCAGAGGATATATGTGTGGGAACAATGCCTTCCTGGATAAGGCAAAAGTCCAGTTTTTTAGTGATCATCCGCATTATGCAGGAATCATGGGGGTCAGGATGAAATTTGCCCGTGCAACAGGGAATGGGCATTTCAAAGTTGGGATATGGGAATCCTCCAGCCAGTCAGGTTTACCTGCAGCATTAATCTATGAACAGCAAGTATCCATTCCTGATATTATCCAGCATGTTTCTGATAGCAGCTACACGGATATCACTTTTGACTCGCTGGTATCCAATCCGGGTCCGTTTTATATTGGTTTCATCATTCCGACTGATCCGGGAGACACTGTAGTTCTTTACTCCTCAAAAGCCGGAGAGTCTTCAACAAGCAATGGTTGGGAGATGCGAGCCTCAGGTTCATGGTACAATTTTGCCGTGGCATATGGCCATCAGTTTAATGTAGAATTATATGTATTTCCAATCATGACCGGTGTAATGGGCAAGGGAGAATTAACTCCGGAAAACAAAAACTCTATTGTTGAAATCTGGCCTAACCCTGCACATGAAATCTTAAATGTTAAATTGAATCCGGAATATGTGAAAACAGGATATCTATGGTATATCTCTGATATACAGGGTAACATAATTATAAACGAATCACCTAGCAGGCAATCATCAAATGAATCCGAAAGTATAGATATCTCCTCTTTAGCAGCAGGGGTGTATTATTTCAGTATCCAGACCACTACAGGAATATTCACTAAAAAGCTTGTGGTAACTCCTTAA